Genomic DNA from Alphaproteobacteria bacterium:
ACTCCACGCTGATAATATCCGAAATCTGCGCCACATCTAACAATGCAGCAACTCTGGGCATCACATCTTTTCCTGTAGTGCTGGCAGCGGCAAATACATGACTGTAGCCTTCTGCCCCTTCCGCAACCAGCGGTGCCAGATTTTCTGCCAGATGGTGCTCCAATGCAGGATTATCCGCGAGAAGCACTTGCGTTACGCCTTCGGCTTTAGCTGCTTGTTGCGCCACCGCTTCGCAATCGGTTCCTGCCACCAGCACATGCACGTCAGTTTCTATCTGGCGCGCTGCTGCAATGGTTTTCAACGTAGCTGGATTGAGTTCGGCGTTATCATGATCGGCAATGACTAATACGGCCATGTTATTCTCCTTTTCGCGTCGTTCCTGCCTTGCGGGCATATCCTGACAAACAATACATTTCCGGCTTTGCGGATTAAATTACTTTTGCTTCGTTACGCAGTTTATCTACCAATTCAGCAACATCTGCCACTTTAGTTCCACCACTACGTTTAGGAGGTTCTGCCACTTTCAATGTGGTTATGCGCGGGGTTACATCCACACCGTAATCCGCCAATGCTTTTTTCTCCAAAGGCTTGGACTTCGCTTTCATGATGTTTGGCAATGAGGCGTAGCGCGGTTCGTTCAGGCGTAAATCGGTGGTTAACACGGCTGGTAAGGTTACGGCCTGCGTCATTAACCCGCCATCCACCTCGCGGGTAACAGTCACACTATCGCCATCGAGTACAATTTTAGAAGCAAAGGTTCCCTGCCCCCATCCCAGTAAAGCAGCAAGCATTTGACCGGTTTGGTTGCAATCGTCATCAATCGCTTGTTTGCCCATAATTACAAAACCCGGCTGTACTTCCTGCACCACGGCTTTGAGTACTTTTGCAATACCCAGTGGCTGTAAGTCGGCTTCATCACTGTGCACATGAATGGCATTATCTGCACCTATAGCCAAGGCTTTACGTAAAGTTTCCTGCACTTTATCGTTGCCCACACTCACCACCACTACTTCGGTGATTTTGCCAGATTCTTTGAGGCGCACCGCCTCTTCTACCGCAATTTCATCAAACGGGTTAATAGAAAATTTTACATTTGCAAGTTCCACGCCTGATCCATCGGCCTTGGCGCGGGCTTTTACATTGTAATCAATCGCGTGCTTCACAGGCACTAAAACCTTCATGCATCTGCTCCTTGTTTTTGATGTTGCGCGTAGTTGCCAACAACTTGTGTAATGATTTTTTGTAACTGCCCTGCTACGATTTGTATATCATATTTTTCAGTTACCAGTTCAAACCCTGCCTGCGCATATTTTTTTGCCAGATCCCAATCTTCGAGCATTTGTTGCAATCCATTTGCCAGCGCGTCGGCATCTTCAGGGGGAATAAGCAGCGCCACCTCGCGGTTCTCCACCAATTGGCGCACACCAACACAACGCGTTGCTACCACAGGAATTTTGCGTTGCATGGCCTCTAGCACCACTATGCCAAAAGTTTCTGCGCGGGATGGCAGGCAATATATATCCAATGATTGATAAAACGCCTCGCGATCACTTATCCACCCGCATAACTCAACATATTTTTCAATTTTATATTCAGCGATAGCCGCTACAACTTCGTCTTTCAATGGGCCATCGCCGCCAATACGAATA
This window encodes:
- a CDS encoding electron transfer flavoprotein subunit alpha/FixB family protein codes for the protein MAVLVIADHDNAELNPATLKTIAAARQIETDVHVLVAGTDCEAVAQQAAKAEGVTQVLLADNPALEHHLAENLAPLVAEGAEGYSHVFAAASTTGKDVMPRVAALLDVAQISDIISVE
- a CDS encoding electron transfer flavoprotein subunit beta/FixA family protein; translated protein: MKVLVPVKHAIDYNVKARAKADGSGVELANVKFSINPFDEIAVEEAVRLKESGKITEVVVVSVGNDKVQETLRKALAIGADNAIHVHSDEADLQPLGIAKVLKAVVQEVQPGFVIMGKQAIDDDCNQTGQMLAALLGWGQGTFASKIVLDGDSVTVTREVDGGLMTQAVTLPAVLTTDLRLNEPRYASLPNIMKAKSKPLEKKALADYGVDVTPRITTLKVAEPPKRSGGTKVADVAELVDKLRNEAKVI